In Paractinoplanes brasiliensis, the following proteins share a genomic window:
- a CDS encoding epoxide hydrolase family protein, with amino-acid sequence MTTTEQQTRRTIEPFTVHFRREALDDLRRRLAVTRWPSPELVGDRSQGVQLATMRALHRYWAEDYDLGRVPARLNALPQFRTEIYGVDIHFVHVRSRHRDALPLIMTHGWPGSIVEMLGSIGPLTDPTSYGGNASDAFDLVLPSLPGYGFSAEPAEVGWDLVRTAKAWAELMRRLGYTRYVAQGGDVGAGVTDAIGRLGPPGLAGIHTNLLVPALNDPASLPSGSEEEQAALAAIKVFQTSGNGYFVEMATRPETIGYALLDSPAALAAWMIDHDTDSYYKIAGAFVDGRPTGNLTRDHILDNVTAYWLTGTGASTARSYWEAYGADAPAAGRPPLPDPRVPVGFSTFPGEIWRTPRSWAEKAYPTLNYYGVAERGGHFAAWEEPVLFAEQVRAAFRPLRAGNGGAR; translated from the coding sequence ATGACCACGACCGAGCAACAGACCAGACGGACCATCGAACCGTTCACTGTGCACTTCCGGAGGGAAGCCCTCGACGACCTGCGCCGCCGGCTCGCGGTGACCCGGTGGCCGAGCCCGGAACTTGTCGGCGACCGCTCGCAGGGCGTGCAGCTGGCCACCATGCGAGCGCTGCACCGCTACTGGGCCGAGGACTACGACCTGGGCCGAGTGCCCGCCCGGCTGAACGCGTTGCCGCAGTTCCGGACCGAGATCTACGGCGTGGACATCCACTTCGTGCACGTGCGCTCCCGGCACCGCGACGCGCTCCCACTGATCATGACGCACGGGTGGCCGGGCTCGATCGTGGAGATGCTCGGCTCGATCGGCCCGTTGACCGACCCCACCTCGTACGGGGGAAACGCCTCCGACGCCTTCGACCTGGTTCTGCCGTCGCTGCCGGGGTACGGGTTCTCGGCGGAACCGGCCGAGGTCGGGTGGGATCTCGTGCGCACCGCGAAGGCCTGGGCGGAGCTGATGCGGCGGCTCGGCTACACCCGGTACGTGGCGCAGGGCGGTGACGTCGGCGCGGGTGTCACCGACGCGATCGGCCGGCTCGGGCCTCCCGGACTGGCCGGCATCCACACCAACCTGCTGGTGCCGGCGCTGAACGATCCCGCGTCGCTGCCCAGCGGCTCCGAGGAGGAACAGGCGGCGCTGGCGGCCATCAAGGTCTTCCAGACCAGCGGGAACGGCTACTTCGTGGAGATGGCGACCAGGCCCGAGACGATCGGGTACGCGCTGCTCGACTCCCCCGCCGCCCTCGCCGCGTGGATGATCGACCACGACACCGACTCGTACTACAAGATCGCCGGGGCTTTCGTCGACGGCAGGCCCACGGGCAACCTCACCCGGGACCACATTCTCGACAACGTCACGGCGTACTGGCTGACCGGCACGGGCGCGTCCACGGCACGGTCCTATTGGGAGGCGTACGGGGCTGACGCGCCCGCCGCCGGTCGGCCACCGCTGCCCGATCCCCGGGTTCCGGTGGGGTTCAGCACGTTCCCGGGCGAGATCTGGCGGACGCCGCGCAGCTGGGCCGAGAAGGCGTACCCGACGCTGAACTACTACGGGGTGGCCGAGCGGGGCGGGCACTTCGCCGCCTGGGAGGAGCCGGTGCTCTTCGCCGAGCAGGTGCGGGCGGCGTTCCGGCCGCTGCGCGCGGGAAACGGGGGCGCACGATGA
- a CDS encoding MMPL family transporter produces MLAGLGRAMYVRRFVVIAVWVVVAVAGAVFGGGVYDRTESMGTLPADAPAAVAQHRLDELAPEGERLVAVISGREVGAIALINSVTRIAYEIRALPGVAEVDDSYTTGNRRISTDQRASLITVELRPGLSDDEASRVAEQVSAALRRIDAPEILIGGELPAERDFADQAVRDAAVGESVALVCVALLLIVLLGGVLAGLLPLAAAVGAVTATLLALIGLASLLPVSDYTVNVVTLLGIGLAVDYSLLMIARFREERAADPRVAVPELLARTVGSAGRAVLVSGSAVAAALVGLFAFGGPLLSAMALGGALVVVLATVAGLTLVPALIAIAHRRIPARGRWRQRGPGLLARLAGFAQRRPGAVALTVTAGLLVLSAPLFFVQFGNSDVRVLPSSSEARQTHDAVRERFADPPKQPLTVVVEAAPDRPDVQRLFDIVEQLPGVSDVYPRSGLPPGVSAADVVPAGAEDGPQAQKLVADLRALDTPAPLLVAGPAAELADAKRSVAARLPVALAIIVVATGALLFALTRSVVVPVKAIAMNLLTLLATMGVLVAVFQWGWGAGVLGFEPWGALDLTTPLLLFVFGFGLSMDYEVFLLARIKQEWDRRTGDDAAANDRAVLAGITAAGPVVTTAALAIGIVFLGFVLGELVAVKEIGVGMAVAVLLDVTVVRGLLLPATMSLLGRWNWWRPGARTEAPPPLVPAG; encoded by the coding sequence ATGCTGGCTGGGCTCGGTCGCGCGATGTATGTCCGGCGCTTCGTCGTCATCGCCGTGTGGGTGGTGGTGGCGGTGGCCGGCGCGGTGTTCGGTGGCGGCGTCTACGACCGTACGGAGTCAATGGGGACGCTGCCCGCGGACGCCCCAGCCGCTGTCGCGCAGCACCGCCTGGACGAGCTGGCGCCCGAGGGCGAACGGCTGGTGGCGGTGATCTCGGGCCGCGAGGTCGGTGCGATCGCGCTCATCAACAGCGTCACCCGGATCGCGTACGAGATCCGCGCCCTGCCCGGTGTGGCCGAGGTCGACGATTCCTACACCACGGGCAACCGGCGGATCTCCACCGACCAGCGCGCCTCGCTCATCACGGTGGAGTTGCGGCCGGGCCTGAGCGATGACGAGGCGTCACGGGTTGCCGAGCAGGTGAGCGCCGCCCTGCGCCGGATCGACGCGCCCGAGATTCTGATCGGTGGCGAGTTGCCGGCCGAACGGGACTTCGCGGACCAGGCCGTACGGGATGCCGCGGTGGGCGAGTCCGTCGCGCTGGTGTGCGTCGCGCTGCTGCTGATCGTGCTGCTGGGTGGCGTGCTGGCCGGTTTGCTGCCGTTGGCGGCCGCTGTCGGCGCGGTCACCGCGACCCTGCTGGCCCTGATCGGTCTGGCGAGCCTGCTGCCGGTCAGCGACTACACGGTCAACGTGGTCACGCTGCTCGGCATCGGCCTGGCGGTCGACTACAGCCTGCTGATGATTGCCCGGTTCCGCGAGGAGCGAGCCGCCGATCCGCGCGTGGCTGTCCCCGAGCTTCTTGCCCGTACGGTCGGCAGCGCAGGCCGGGCGGTGCTGGTGTCCGGCTCGGCTGTCGCCGCGGCTCTGGTGGGGTTGTTCGCGTTCGGTGGTCCGCTGCTGTCCGCGATGGCGCTGGGCGGGGCGCTGGTGGTGGTGCTGGCGACGGTGGCGGGGCTGACGCTCGTGCCCGCGCTGATCGCGATCGCTCATCGGCGCATCCCGGCCCGCGGCCGGTGGCGGCAACGTGGGCCCGGCCTGCTGGCCCGTCTGGCCGGGTTCGCCCAGCGCCGGCCGGGTGCGGTCGCTCTGACCGTGACAGCCGGACTGCTGGTGCTGAGCGCCCCGCTGTTCTTCGTGCAGTTCGGCAACTCCGACGTGCGGGTGCTGCCCAGCTCGAGTGAGGCCCGTCAGACCCATGACGCCGTACGGGAGAGGTTCGCCGACCCGCCGAAGCAGCCGCTGACCGTGGTCGTCGAGGCGGCCCCGGACCGGCCGGACGTGCAGCGGCTGTTCGACATCGTGGAGCAGCTGCCGGGCGTCTCCGATGTCTACCCGCGTTCGGGTCTGCCGCCGGGGGTGAGCGCGGCCGACGTGGTGCCGGCCGGCGCCGAGGACGGTCCGCAGGCGCAGAAACTGGTGGCCGACCTGCGAGCCCTCGACACGCCCGCTCCCCTGCTGGTGGCCGGTCCCGCCGCCGAGCTGGCCGACGCGAAACGGTCGGTGGCCGCGCGCCTGCCCGTGGCGCTGGCGATCATCGTCGTGGCCACCGGGGCGCTGCTGTTCGCCCTCACCCGTTCGGTGGTCGTGCCGGTCAAGGCCATCGCGATGAACCTGCTGACCCTGCTGGCGACCATGGGTGTGCTGGTCGCGGTCTTCCAGTGGGGCTGGGGCGCCGGGGTGCTGGGGTTCGAGCCGTGGGGCGCGCTCGACCTGACGACGCCGTTGCTGCTGTTCGTCTTCGGGTTCGGGCTCTCGATGGACTACGAGGTGTTCCTGCTGGCCCGGATCAAACAGGAGTGGGACCGGCGTACGGGCGATGACGCGGCCGCCAATGATCGGGCCGTGCTGGCCGGGATCACCGCAGCCGGTCCGGTGGTCACCACGGCCGCCCTGGCGATCGGGATCGTGTTCCTCGGTTTCGTGCTGGGCGAGCTGGTCGCGGTGAAGGAGATCGGCGTCGGCATGGCGGTGGCGGTGCTGCTGGACGTCACCGTGGTGCGCGGTCTGCTGCTGCCGGCCACGATGTCGCTGCTCGGCCGCTGGAACTGGTGGCGTCCGGGCGCGAGGACCGAGGCTCCGCCGCCACTCGTCCCGGCCGGCTGA
- a CDS encoding RNA polymerase sigma factor, whose amino-acid sequence MDRSTTDAFRELYRATYDDLLVFVERRVHLAVADDVVAEVFLTAWRRFADIPAAHDQARAWLFTVAHNVLRNRYRSDDRQQGLALRVVREPATHPGPEADGVAARVDLVRAWQRLSRDDQQVITLTAFEGLTGRQAAQVLGITRPAFSLRLLRARHRLRQHLQAATPAPHRPHPTATPETGASR is encoded by the coding sequence ATGGACCGAAGTACGACCGACGCTTTCCGCGAGCTGTACCGGGCGACGTACGACGACCTGCTGGTCTTCGTGGAGCGCAGGGTGCACCTTGCGGTCGCCGACGACGTCGTGGCCGAGGTCTTCCTGACCGCGTGGCGGCGGTTCGCGGACATCCCCGCCGCCCACGACCAGGCCCGCGCGTGGCTGTTCACGGTCGCCCACAACGTGCTGCGCAACCGCTACCGCAGCGACGACCGGCAACAGGGGCTCGCGCTGCGCGTCGTCCGGGAACCGGCCACCCACCCCGGCCCCGAGGCCGACGGCGTGGCCGCCCGCGTCGACCTCGTACGGGCCTGGCAGCGCCTGTCCCGCGACGACCAGCAGGTGATCACCTTGACCGCCTTCGAGGGGCTCACCGGCCGGCAGGCCGCCCAGGTCCTCGGCATCACCCGTCCCGCCTTCAGCCTGCGGCTGCTGCGCGCCCGCCACCGCTTACGGCAGCACCTGCAGGCCGCGACTCCCGCTCCTCACCGACCCCACCCCACGGCAACACCCGAGACCGGAGCCTCGAGATGA
- a CDS encoding DUF3052 family protein produces the protein MAGYSGTPLYRKLGIKPGHRVVLLDAPASFAGALDGLPAGVVQVSGLAVDAAADVIVLFVTERQELLARLDQVRAGMAQDGGFWVAWPKRASKVPTDITEDVVREVALPTGLVDNKVCAIDEIWSGLRLVIRRENRK, from the coding sequence ATGGCTGGTTATTCGGGCACGCCGTTGTATCGAAAGCTTGGCATCAAGCCGGGGCACCGGGTCGTGTTGCTCGACGCGCCGGCCAGTTTCGCGGGCGCTCTTGATGGCCTGCCTGCCGGGGTCGTCCAGGTGTCCGGTCTGGCCGTTGACGCCGCGGCCGACGTGATCGTGCTGTTCGTGACCGAACGCCAGGAGTTGCTTGCCCGCCTCGACCAGGTCAGGGCGGGCATGGCTCAGGACGGTGGGTTCTGGGTCGCCTGGCCGAAGCGGGCGTCGAAGGTGCCCACGGACATCACCGAGGACGTCGTTCGCGAGGTCGCGCTGCCGACCGGGTTGGTCGACAACAAGGTGTGTGCGATCGACGAGATCTGGTCGGGCCTGCGGCTGGTCATCCGCCGCGAGAACCGCAAATGA
- a CDS encoding acyltransferase family protein, producing the protein MMTLIAEAAAAARPATAHPPRLPALDGLRLICALAVAGYHFGDSWRLDGVRPPAHFLPHGAPVLIYGFLGVEVFFLISGFVICMSAWGRTVRGFVASRIARLYPAFWTGVLLTATVVTAVPLTAGVPVSGVPGLREILVNLTMLPEPLNTPLVDTVYWTLWIELRFYLVIACLVASGGLTDRRLRLLGTGWLIAALVLPAFPGAPLREVVMPDFAPYFIAGMTMFLLRRSPADWRSWALLGGCWLISLQRITVRALDLKPGFEVPVWPALALITVAYAALLAVALGLTDRLDWRRLTTAGALTYPFYLLHQRIGYSMIRTAHTHTGLPAPVLIAGAVGVLLAAAWLVHRWVERPLAPVLKRLVLGAGDPRHSK; encoded by the coding sequence ATGATGACGCTGATCGCCGAAGCCGCGGCAGCAGCAAGGCCCGCGACGGCACACCCGCCCCGCTTGCCGGCCCTCGACGGGCTCCGCCTGATTTGCGCGCTCGCCGTCGCGGGCTACCACTTCGGCGATTCGTGGCGCTTGGACGGCGTACGGCCTCCCGCGCACTTCCTCCCGCACGGCGCGCCGGTGCTGATCTACGGGTTCCTCGGAGTCGAGGTCTTCTTCCTGATCAGCGGGTTCGTCATCTGCATGAGCGCCTGGGGCCGGACCGTTCGCGGGTTCGTCGCCTCGCGGATCGCCCGGCTCTATCCCGCCTTCTGGACCGGCGTGCTTCTGACCGCCACGGTGGTCACGGCGGTGCCGCTCACCGCCGGTGTGCCCGTTTCCGGCGTGCCCGGCCTACGGGAAATTCTGGTGAACCTGACCATGTTGCCCGAGCCGCTGAACACACCCCTGGTCGACACGGTCTACTGGACGTTGTGGATCGAGCTGCGCTTTTACCTGGTCATCGCGTGCCTGGTGGCGAGCGGTGGGCTGACCGACAGGCGGCTGCGGCTGCTGGGCACGGGATGGCTGATCGCCGCCCTCGTGCTGCCCGCTTTCCCCGGCGCGCCGCTGCGCGAGGTGGTGATGCCCGACTTCGCGCCGTACTTCATCGCCGGGATGACGATGTTCCTGCTGCGCCGTTCACCCGCGGACTGGCGGTCGTGGGCGCTGCTGGGCGGTTGCTGGCTGATCAGTCTGCAACGAATCACCGTACGGGCCCTCGATCTGAAACCCGGGTTCGAGGTGCCCGTCTGGCCGGCCCTGGCGCTGATCACCGTCGCCTACGCCGCCCTGCTGGCCGTCGCGCTGGGCCTCACCGACCGGCTCGACTGGCGCCGGCTCACCACCGCGGGCGCCCTGACGTACCCGTTCTATCTGCTGCACCAGCGCATCGGCTACAGCATGATCCGCACCGCGCACACGCACACCGGCCTGCCCGCGCCGGTGCTGATCGCCGGGGCCGTGGGCGTGCTGCTGGCGGCGGCGTGGCTGGTGCACCGCTGGGTCGAACGTCCGCTCGCGCCGGTGCTGAAACGCCTGGTTCTCGGCGCGGGTGATCCACGACACAGCAAGTAG
- a CDS encoding GNAT family N-acetyltransferase: protein MSDVLRRARVEDLPLMWRGEAAYMKQVEPEHEAGWVAAADRNLAGWIAGLERTLILEADGEPAGYAAWAVTDGRAVLTTIHVFAAFRRRGRGGALLQAYVNDARTFGHKALALAVLRGNPAETLYVRHGFEHTHDQGQYKHYALTLT from the coding sequence GTGAGCGATGTGCTGCGTCGGGCTCGTGTCGAGGACCTTCCCTTGATGTGGCGGGGCGAAGCCGCTTACATGAAACAGGTCGAACCGGAGCATGAGGCCGGATGGGTTGCCGCGGCCGACCGGAACCTGGCCGGCTGGATCGCGGGCCTGGAGCGCACGCTGATCCTCGAGGCCGACGGCGAGCCGGCCGGCTACGCGGCGTGGGCCGTCACCGACGGCCGGGCGGTGCTGACCACGATCCACGTCTTCGCCGCGTTTCGGCGTCGCGGGCGCGGGGGTGCACTCCTCCAGGCGTACGTGAACGACGCCCGGACCTTCGGGCACAAGGCTCTGGCGCTGGCGGTCCTCCGCGGCAACCCGGCCGAAACGCTGTACGTCCGGCACGGCTTCGAGCACACCCACGACCAGGGGCAGTACAAGCATTACGCGCTCACACTGACGTGA
- a CDS encoding CAP domain-containing protein, protein MPAHAARSFRPVLVAAVAVGVIGVSFAGIAAARSSSDEGAARASVDAPLDTTPGAPEEEPSFAAEPLTPTSSAAVTPSASKPVATPTATAKPTATARPTRTVTKRPTRTKAPTTTKAPVSDETTNPPSDDTVSEVIRLVNVERKEAGCGSLTGESRLHRAAQKHSDRQADQDTMSHQLPGEASMGDRVTAEGYRWSGVAENVAAGYRTPAAVMDGWMNSPGHKANILNCGYKNIGVGVTKSGDGTLYWTQNFASPL, encoded by the coding sequence GTGCCCGCGCATGCCGCCCGTAGCTTCCGTCCCGTCCTTGTCGCCGCCGTCGCGGTCGGGGTGATCGGGGTCAGCTTCGCCGGCATCGCCGCGGCGCGTTCCTCGTCGGACGAGGGCGCAGCTCGCGCCTCCGTGGACGCGCCCCTCGACACCACCCCGGGCGCCCCTGAGGAGGAGCCGAGTTTCGCGGCCGAGCCGCTGACGCCCACGTCGTCGGCGGCCGTCACGCCGTCGGCAAGCAAGCCCGTCGCCACCCCGACGGCGACTGCGAAGCCGACCGCCACCGCCCGGCCGACCCGCACGGTCACGAAGCGCCCGACCAGGACCAAGGCGCCGACGACGACCAAGGCCCCGGTGTCCGACGAGACGACGAACCCCCCGTCCGACGACACCGTCTCCGAGGTGATCCGCCTGGTCAACGTGGAGCGCAAGGAGGCCGGTTGCGGCTCGCTGACCGGCGAGTCCCGCCTGCACCGCGCGGCCCAGAAGCACTCCGACCGGCAGGCCGACCAGGACACCATGTCGCACCAGCTGCCCGGCGAGGCCTCGATGGGCGACCGGGTCACCGCCGAGGGCTACCGCTGGAGCGGTGTCGCCGAGAACGTCGCGGCCGGGTACCGCACGCCGGCGGCGGTCATGGACGGCTGGATGAACAGCCCGGGCCACAAGGCCAACATCCTGAACTGCGGCTACAAGAACATCGGCGTCGGTGTGACGAAGTCCGGCGACGGCACCCTCTACTGGACGCAGAACTTCGCCTCACCGCTCTGA
- a CDS encoding epoxide hydrolase family protein has protein sequence MTSATRRQLLQGSLAAGLTVATSAALGSTPAIAGPSAGIRPFRVSVGRERVAEMRRRVAATRWPSRELVADRSQGVQLATARALAEYWTTRYDWRRFEAELNALPQFRTEIYGVDIHFVHVRSRHRDALPLIMTHGWPGSIVEMLGSIGPLTDPTSYGGNASDAFDLVLPSVPGYGFSGKPAELGWDTNRTAQAWAELMRRLGYTRYVAQGGDIGAAVTDGMGRLAPAGLLGIHLNLLVPALGGTANLPKNTAGEKAAAAALQIFATTGNGYLVEQGTRPQTIGYALLDSPVALAAWMLDHDTDSYSKISRAFLGGPASGNLTREHVLDNISLYWLTGTGESAARTYWERKQSAGQSMPPVTVPVGLSAFPGEIFQAPRSWAEISYPTLRYYNKPSRGGHFAAWEEPGVFASEVRAAFRSLRQGRTGSSQAEGAPPSCC, from the coding sequence ATGACCTCGGCCACTCGACGGCAGTTGCTGCAGGGCTCGCTGGCCGCGGGTCTCACCGTCGCCACGTCCGCCGCGCTGGGCTCGACGCCGGCGATCGCGGGACCGTCCGCCGGGATCCGTCCGTTCCGGGTCAGCGTGGGACGGGAGCGGGTGGCCGAGATGCGCCGCCGGGTCGCCGCGACCCGCTGGCCGTCCCGCGAGCTGGTCGCCGACCGTTCGCAGGGCGTGCAGCTGGCGACCGCGCGTGCCCTTGCCGAGTACTGGACGACCCGGTACGACTGGCGCAGGTTCGAGGCCGAGCTCAACGCGTTGCCGCAGTTCCGCACCGAGATCTACGGCGTGGACATCCACTTCGTGCACGTGCGCTCCCGGCACCGCGACGCGCTCCCACTGATCATGACGCACGGGTGGCCGGGCTCGATCGTGGAGATGCTCGGCTCGATCGGCCCGTTGACCGACCCCACCTCGTACGGGGGAAACGCCTCCGACGCCTTCGACCTGGTTCTGCCGTCGGTCCCCGGGTACGGCTTCTCCGGCAAGCCGGCGGAACTCGGCTGGGACACCAACCGGACCGCGCAGGCGTGGGCCGAGCTGATGCGCCGTCTCGGTTACACCCGGTACGTCGCCCAGGGTGGCGACATCGGCGCGGCGGTCACGGACGGGATGGGCCGCCTGGCACCGGCCGGTCTGCTCGGCATCCACCTCAACCTGCTGGTCCCGGCGCTGGGCGGCACCGCGAACCTGCCGAAGAACACCGCCGGCGAAAAGGCCGCGGCGGCCGCGTTGCAGATCTTCGCAACCACCGGCAACGGCTACCTGGTCGAGCAGGGGACGCGGCCGCAGACGATCGGGTACGCGCTGCTGGACTCCCCCGTTGCCCTGGCTGCCTGGATGCTCGACCACGACACCGACAGCTACTCGAAGATCTCACGCGCCTTCCTCGGCGGCCCGGCTTCGGGCAACCTCACCCGCGAGCACGTTCTGGACAACATCTCGCTCTACTGGCTGACCGGCACCGGGGAGTCGGCCGCCCGCACGTACTGGGAAAGGAAACAGAGTGCGGGGCAGAGCATGCCGCCGGTGACCGTGCCGGTCGGGCTGAGCGCGTTCCCCGGCGAGATCTTCCAGGCGCCCCGGAGCTGGGCGGAGATCAGCTATCCCACGCTGCGGTATTACAACAAGCCCTCGCGGGGCGGGCACTTCGCCGCTTGGGAGGAGCCCGGGGTGTTCGCTTCCGAGGTCCGGGCCGCTTTCCGCTCGCTCCGGCAGGGCCGGACCGGGTCGTCACAGGCCGAAGGCGCGCCGCCCTCATGCTGTTGA